In one window of Holosporales bacterium DNA:
- a CDS encoding DUF1013 domain-containing protein: MSTPIMPLATAVWLVDNTSLTFQQIADFCDIHLLEVQAIADGQSAIGIKGVDPVSLGQLSKEELTRCEKDHSASLAKPELSRSTRATAKPKITRQDKIRAVCWLVRNYPIASDGEICKLVSTTKSTINTVRDGTHPALHDIKPASPVQLGICSQKDLDKLPRLAPDHLVA, translated from the coding sequence ATGAGTACCCCTATAATGCCGTTAGCCACAGCTGTGTGGCTTGTTGACAATACGTCCCTTACGTTTCAGCAAATAGCTGACTTTTGCGATATTCACCTTCTGGAAGTTCAAGCCATAGCTGATGGACAGTCGGCGATTGGTATCAAAGGCGTTGATCCGGTCTCGCTGGGACAGCTAAGCAAGGAAGAGCTGACCAGGTGTGAGAAAGACCACTCGGCAAGCCTAGCTAAGCCAGAGCTAAGTCGCTCTACCCGGGCAACTGCTAAGCCAAAGATTACTCGCCAGGATAAAATCAGGGCGGTTTGTTGGCTGGTACGAAATTACCCAATTGCCAGCGACGGTGAGATTTGTAAGCTTGTTTCAACAACAAAGTCGACAATTAATACAGTTCGAGACGGAACCCATCCTGCCCTTCACGACATAAAGCCTGCCAGCCCAGTACAGTTGGGCATATGTTCGCAAAAAGATTTGGATAAGCTGCCGAGATTAGCCCCCGACCATTTGGTTGCCTAA